In Labeo rohita strain BAU-BD-2019 chromosome 4, IGBB_LRoh.1.0, whole genome shotgun sequence, the DNA window TTTGCATTCTCCCTTCAGCGCCTTTGTGCTCTCTCTGGTATCACTGTACGCTCCGCTAATAACATACAGTGTCTGCAAGATACCCAGATTTGTATCAGAGAGTGAGTTTCTGATCCATTCTGCGTTCCCAATGAACCCAGCGCACTTGGAGACGGGCGGCAGGCTAAGCATGGGATTACTTTTGTGATGTGGATTGTAATAGCCTTGGAAGAAAATTCTGATTTACTTCTCAACAATGTGAGAGGACCTGCGTCCTGGATTCTCATATTTCTGGATATTCTGAAAATAATCGGCAACAGCTGAGAGACGCTAGAACGTACTTGCCGTGGACCTCAAGCtcgctctctctcgctctctcagGTGTCTGCGTGCGTGTTGTGGGACCAACATGGGATTCTTGTTGCCCCTATAGGTCTTGCGAAGAAGCCTTTACTCATGTCTAACTTGCTTGCCGAGACCTTCACCAATGCGTTTGCTAAAGTCCGCCTATCATCGGATAGGGTTTTGAAAAGATTTATTCGCCTTATAAATTCAATCATGAACTTTGCCGTTCGCGTGCTCCAGTTATTTCTTGTGACGCTTCTGTATTTTTCAGCTGTCAAGGTAAGTTTTATACGCCTGTGCATGTGTAGAAAACCAACTCGACGTATTGCTTGAATTTCAGATACTGTTATTTCGAATGCAATGTGCCTGCGCCACTATATTGGACGTCCTTGTGTTTCCCCTTGCTAGGTCATTGACCATGTTTTGCCAAGCTATTCAAAATCACTTGAACAAGCAAATCGGACCACCCCACACTGAGCCATTTAACTCTGTAGACCGGCTACAACCGTGGGAAATCAACTGTATACACAATCAGTGGCCATTCAACTGTTTGGAAGTTCGTCGATTTTGGCGAAGGCGCTATCATAGCCACCTTAGTGATATTATTACGCTTTAAAGGCGCAGCTACAGTGTAGCGATTCAGACGGACCGGGCACCAACATATCCGGCCTCTGGAGATCTCAGTGTAGAAATATGAGTCATTAAAGCCTGCcttcagaacatttttttttttttttttaccagacaGACTCATTCTTAATGAAATTTGAAACTTTATATTCAAGGCCAAGCATAccaataaaactgtttattcAGGCAGTTTGATGAGTAGTTTGTACTTACTGCAATGGAATAACGTTATTCTCAGCTATTAATTCACAATAAAATACGTAAAACCATACGAAACCCAAGTTAAGCTGCTCTGTTAAAGGCtcaaatggaagaaaaaaagcTTCATTGAGAAATGCACATGGTCTCTCCATGGAGCTTTTGCGAAATCTCAAGTCTGTGAGATGTGAAATGTTCAAATGCAGACTCCCAAGTTAAGTTTTGACAGAAGACTATCAAGGCCAAGTCTAAGTCTCAGGTCTTTCAAGGCCAAGTCTAAGCCTCGAGTCCTTCTTTATTGGCAGTTTCTGTATTCTACAGGttgatgtatttaaaaaaaaaaaaatctctgaaaGTCCAATGATTGACATATACCATCTATAATCTTTAGTCTCTCATTAGGAGTCAAAATCGTTTTTTTGCAACTTAACCCGAGTTAACTTGAGTCTGAGTTGgtgatgtgtgtgtgatgtttaACCACATACCCAAGGCAAAAAAAAGAATAGCTCTTATTAAGTTTTATGATGAACTTCGGCTTTATAATGAAATTAGGTAATTTGTTGCATCATCCTAAACCTGTGGTAATGCAGTGGTTAATAACTTGTCAAACCCGTTGGGACTCATTTGATTAGCAACTGTGAATCAGTATGTGCAAGTGAACAGTCTTAATATACCAACTTCtgactaaaatgtcatttttgttctcCACAGAGTGCCTACATACCCAGGGAGGGAGGAAGAAGCACATATGACGGTAAATTGCCAAGTTTCTTGGCACTCAATAGTGTCATCCAAAGACTAGACACGTACAGATTCCCTGAGCACAGCGCCCTCCAGTGGACGGGTGTAGAAAAGCTTTGACATTAATCAAACTGACAAAGCATAGTTTCTGATAAATTTGTAATAGTTATTATAATGTCTCAAGCCGGTGTGGTTTGTAATAATTCTCAACACCCAAACCTCCAAGGGATAATTTGGAGTAAGCATTGCCAAACCTTTGATTGCTCAATCTCTGCcaaagaaacacaaaaaaaacaggctggattttattaaaattatgattaatttaacTGTTTTTCTTCCCCATGCCAAAAAAAGAGACACGCAACTGTACAGAACACACACGCAGGCTACTTAAAGCTTGTTTTCTGAGGTAGAGTGCAACACAAGGAATGTACACGGTTCAAATGGACGCCCCTCTCAGTCACAAATTCCTAGAAGGGCTCCTGATTTCCAAACAGTGTCAGCTTCGAAGAAGAGCAAAGACCATCCAGTGGTGCAACTGCTGGATTACACTTTTGGCAACTGATTTCTCCGTTTTCTCTAACTTGCAGTGGTGCCATTCATGGAGGTGTATAACAAGTCTCTCTGCCGTCCTCGGGAAGTGCTGGTGGAAATTCAGCAGGAATACCCTGATGACATAGAGCATATCTTCATACCGTCCTGTGTGGTTCTCACCCGCTGTGCTGGGTGCTGCAACGATGAGATGATGGAATGCACCCCTACCGTCACATACAACATTACCTTGGAGGTCAGAGACCCCTAACTTCCAGACTGTTGCACCCTTTTTCTCTCTATTTTATTTCCTTTCGCTATCCGTCTGAATCTTGTTAAGTCTCCTTTTTGGAAACCCTACACTCTTACTTTGTCTCCCACACTTAGACCCTTTATCTCTCCCTTTTTGGCCAAGCCAACAGGGTTTCTCCTGAATAAGAGTAGCCAATTTTTTAGGTAGCATTGAATGCAGCTTTCACTTAACACTAACACTGATTGTATGACTTTTCTTCTGTAGATTAAAAGAGTGAAACCGCTCCGTCATCAGGGTGACTTTTTCATGAGTTTTGCAGAACACAGTGAATGCCAGTGTCGGTAAGAAGCCTCATTTTAGCATGCATGCATATAAAGATACCTTTTTTATATAGCTTATTATACTGTAATTACTACAGAGTACATACAAACCCTGTTCTTACCCCATGAGAAAACATCtccatttttagaatttatttttaggaCTAACTAAAAAAAGATCAGATTTTATCTGCTCTATAATCGTATTTCTAGTTGTATTAATAT includes these proteins:
- the vegfab gene encoding vascular endothelial growth factor Ab isoform X2 encodes the protein MSNLLAETFTNAFAKVRLSSDRVLKRFIRLINSIMNFAVRVLQLFLVTLLYFSAVKSAYIPREGGRSTYDVVPFMEVYNKSLCRPREVLVEIQQEYPDDIEHIFIPSCVVLTRCAGCCNDEMMECTPTVTYNITLEIKRVKPLRHQGDFFMSFAEHSECQCRLRKDVPEKRENTQCEPCCSTCSERRRRLFIQDPETCLCSCKNSEADCRSRQLELNERTCRCDKPRR
- the vegfab gene encoding vascular endothelial growth factor Ab isoform X1; the protein is MSNLLAETFTNAFAKVRLSSDRVLKRFIRLINSIMNFAVRVLQLFLVTLLYFSAVKSAYIPREGGRSTYDVVPFMEVYNKSLCRPREVLVEIQQEYPDDIEHIFIPSCVVLTRCAGCCNDEMMECTPTVTYNITLEIKRVKPLRHQGDFFMSFAEHSECQCRLRKDVPEKREKKPRKGKGQKRKRKKNREKKRDFTQCEPCCSTCSERRRRLFIQDPETCLCSCKNSEADCRSRQLELNERTCRCDKPRR